In Clostridium sp. SY8519, one genomic interval encodes:
- the upp gene encoding uracil phosphoribosyltransferase encodes MNNENIKIMDHPLIQHKITKLRDRRTGTTEFRNIVTEIAMLMGYEALRDLEVEECEIETPLEKTHSPQISERKQAVIPILRAGLGMADGVLRLIPAAKVGHVGMYRDPETHEPHAYYCKLPERIEDRTIVVVDPMLATGGSAIDAIRLIKEKGGRRIKFMCIVAAPEGVEALAKAHPDIQIYIGHVDRELNDAKYILPGLGDAGDRIFGTI; translated from the coding sequence ATGAACAACGAAAACATTAAAATTATGGATCATCCGCTGATCCAGCACAAGATCACGAAACTCCGCGACCGGAGAACCGGCACAACAGAATTCCGGAATATCGTGACAGAGATTGCGATGCTGATGGGATATGAGGCACTGCGGGATCTGGAAGTTGAGGAATGTGAGATTGAGACACCGTTGGAAAAGACCCATTCCCCACAGATCTCAGAAAGGAAGCAGGCGGTGATTCCGATTCTGCGGGCTGGCCTGGGTATGGCGGACGGTGTGCTGCGCTTGATCCCTGCGGCAAAAGTCGGACATGTGGGAATGTACCGGGATCCGGAGACCCATGAACCGCATGCCTATTACTGCAAGCTGCCGGAGCGGATCGAAGATCGGACCATCGTGGTCGTGGATCCTATGCTGGCCACAGGAGGATCAGCCATTGACGCGATTCGCCTGATTAAGGAAAAAGGCGGCCGACGTATCAAATTTATGTGTATTGTGGCAGCGCCGGAAGGGGTAGAGGCTCTTGCAAAAGCACACCCGGATATTCAGATTTACATCGGTCATGTGGATCGGGAGCTGAATGACGCAAAATATATTCTGCCGGGACTGGGAGATGCGGGAGACCGTATTTTTGGCACAATTTAA
- a CDS encoding helix-turn-helix domain-containing protein, giving the protein MMNQEKIGRFIAACRKDLGLTQAALAEKLGITDRAVSKWETGKNLPDTALMLELCDLLQINVNELLTGERLVSEDYQKKAEENLFRLLQQERQNNQKLLSLETVIGYVSSVSFLVLIFSASFAVTQMQWRILMIAAGAVIFAVGLYHSLKLEQGAGYYECPNCHKRYVPTMRAVFLAPHIGRSRRMRCPYCGRKGYHRKMLTR; this is encoded by the coding sequence ATGATGAATCAGGAAAAAATCGGCAGATTTATTGCCGCATGCAGAAAAGATCTTGGCCTGACACAGGCGGCGCTTGCGGAGAAGCTGGGGATCACTGACCGGGCTGTGTCAAAATGGGAAACCGGAAAGAACCTGCCGGACACCGCGCTGATGCTGGAACTCTGCGATCTGCTGCAGATCAATGTCAATGAGCTCCTGACCGGAGAACGTCTGGTTTCTGAGGATTATCAGAAAAAGGCAGAAGAGAATCTGTTCCGGCTGCTGCAGCAGGAAAGACAGAACAATCAGAAGCTGCTGTCTTTGGAGACGGTAATCGGTTATGTATCCAGTGTGTCATTCTTGGTGCTTATTTTCTCGGCAAGTTTTGCAGTTACGCAGATGCAGTGGAGAATTCTCATGATTGCCGCAGGGGCGGTGATTTTTGCGGTCGGGCTGTATCATTCGCTGAAGCTGGAGCAGGGGGCGGGGTATTATGAATGCCCGAACTGTCACAAGCGGTATGTGCCCACGATGCGGGCAGTGTTTCTGGCGCCCCATATCGGGAGAAGCAGGAGAATGCGGTGCCCGTACTGCGGGCGGAAAGGGTATCACAGGAAGATGCTGACGAGGTGA
- a CDS encoding helix-turn-helix transcriptional regulator, which yields MHDKLGFMNDMITQKAIISEIFSKSLLDSLEKHFSLDHTMIVCYDEHQRFLSWTDRSKLMLNSKTHPYHEFSKRDIFTQTINQESKMEKLFYDNVTPKIYRSSVIIPEHQYEQSAYVQFLQKQFGMKYSLVMPFGPNGCVHISSFKKDEDFTEAEIKKYEDIYQCVALSYKDFKVFEKARIISSIQDEIIMSGEKAYFITDSGKRILAMNCLAKAYLKELLGESAVQDEGKSPCTWLPFLLEGHHDECMVSTKIIAPFLFKIYSFHQSYSHGIVERYHWIVLDRLQADTKIQRQTDPDVLTPAERKVADLLTQGYTYRAIAEKLFVSYHTVKNQVANIYSKYGVNSRYLFTACYKKE from the coding sequence ATGCATGATAAACTGGGATTTATGAATGATATGATCACTCAGAAGGCGATTATATCAGAGATTTTCAGCAAGTCACTGTTGGATTCTCTGGAAAAACATTTCAGTCTGGATCATACGATGATCGTCTGTTACGATGAGCACCAGCGTTTTTTATCCTGGACAGACCGCAGTAAGTTAATGCTCAACAGCAAAACGCACCCTTACCACGAGTTTTCCAAACGAGATATTTTTACTCAAACGATTAACCAAGAGTCCAAGATGGAAAAATTATTTTATGATAATGTCACGCCAAAGATCTACCGGTCCAGTGTGATTATCCCGGAACATCAGTATGAACAGTCGGCGTATGTTCAGTTCCTGCAGAAACAGTTTGGGATGAAATACTCACTGGTTATGCCCTTTGGACCAAATGGATGCGTCCATATCAGTTCGTTTAAAAAAGATGAGGATTTCACAGAGGCAGAAATCAAAAAATATGAAGACATCTATCAATGCGTTGCGTTATCCTACAAAGATTTTAAAGTATTTGAAAAGGCAAGGATCATATCTTCGATTCAGGATGAAATAATCATGAGCGGCGAGAAGGCATATTTTATCACGGATTCCGGCAAACGGATCCTGGCGATGAACTGTCTGGCAAAGGCTTACCTGAAAGAACTTCTTGGGGAATCTGCCGTGCAGGATGAAGGAAAGAGTCCTTGTACGTGGCTGCCGTTTCTGCTGGAAGGGCATCATGACGAATGTATGGTTTCCACGAAAATCATTGCGCCGTTTTTATTTAAAATCTACTCGTTTCATCAGTCGTATTCCCATGGAATAGTAGAGCGTTATCACTGGATTGTCTTGGACAGACTGCAGGCTGACACGAAGATACAGCGGCAGACAGATCCGGATGTACTGACACCGGCGGAAAGAAAGGTTGCAGATCTCCTGACACAGGGGTATACCTATCGAGCCATTGCCGAAAAATTATTTGTCAGCTATCACACGGTAAAAAATCAGGTAGCGAATATCTATTCCAAATATGGTGTGAACAGCAGATATCTGTTCACTGCTTGTTATAAAAAAGAATAA
- a CDS encoding glycyl-radical enzyme activating protein, which translates to MGKEWKGTVFDIQRYSIHDGEGIRTLVFMKGCPLRCRWCSNPEGLEEGRNLLYHTRLCYGCGRCAAVCKAGAIQIEEGQIVWNRELCTECMRCAEACSIVHARQVCGRVYTEDELLDTIAEDSVYYYRSNGGVTFGGGEPMLQAEFVSHMMERCHEELGINTAVETSSCAPEEKAELIYRAADYIFTDVKHMDADRHKELTGVGNAQILKNIRRAAEILDEKRQTLVLRIPVIPGLNDTEENIRETADFAKHIGNVTRIELLPYHNLGESKYQKLRRTGDYPLHQLKPPAEEHMEQLRLIAEAQGIMAKTGSL; encoded by the coding sequence ATGGGAAAAGAGTGGAAGGGGACGGTATTTGATATTCAGCGGTATTCAATTCATGACGGAGAAGGAATTCGCACCCTGGTATTTATGAAAGGGTGCCCGCTTCGCTGCCGCTGGTGCTCGAATCCGGAAGGATTAGAAGAAGGCAGAAATCTGCTGTATCACACACGGCTGTGCTACGGCTGCGGGCGCTGTGCGGCGGTCTGTAAGGCAGGGGCGATTCAGATAGAAGAAGGCCAGATCGTGTGGAACCGGGAACTTTGTACAGAATGTATGAGATGTGCGGAAGCCTGCAGTATCGTACATGCGCGCCAGGTCTGCGGGAGGGTGTATACGGAAGATGAGCTTCTGGATACAATCGCGGAGGACAGCGTGTATTATTACCGGTCAAACGGCGGGGTGACGTTTGGGGGCGGCGAACCTATGCTCCAGGCAGAATTTGTGAGCCATATGATGGAACGGTGTCACGAGGAGCTTGGCATCAATACGGCGGTGGAAACATCATCCTGTGCGCCGGAGGAAAAAGCGGAACTGATTTACCGGGCGGCAGATTACATTTTTACAGATGTCAAGCATATGGACGCGGACAGGCACAAGGAGTTAACCGGGGTTGGTAATGCGCAGATTCTTAAGAATATCCGACGGGCTGCCGAGATACTGGATGAGAAGCGGCAGACACTGGTGCTTCGGATCCCGGTGATCCCCGGACTGAATGATACGGAAGAGAATATCCGGGAAACGGCAGATTTTGCGAAACACATTGGTAATGTGACCCGGATCGAACTGCTCCCGTATCACAATCTGGGTGAATCCAAATATCAGAAGCTGAGACGGACGGGGGATTATCCGCTGCATCAGCTGAAACCGCCCGCGGAGGAGCACATGGAGCAGCTGCGCCTGATTGCGGAAGCGCAGGGGATTATGGCTAAGACCGGCAGCCTGTAA
- a CDS encoding pyruvate formate lyase family protein, producing MGAETNKSVLYGMESGTGCTERVRRLNAQLRKKKPGVDLHRARVFTKIYKEHEAMDPISKKALALSETLETIEPKYSDGELIVGLSCAKEKSHPLHPEVESNWIMEEGGAAALATREYCPYQISAEEQKEFEEEIYPYWADKTITAKWRASCPEDIRKAISGTGFGEPSFMLSVYGSHMTPDWPEILTKGTNYYVDYAQKKLEELDPNDMTNMKRIIFYKSVVQVFRSVEKFAHNWADYLRGLAEKETDAAKKEELEKIAEICDRVPMEPARSFHEALQAIWFIFCVVTNDGTGPLIYFGRPDQYLWDLYRHDIDHGILTQDEAKELLECLFIKSNNTLFFIDIETAHFFAGNSVFQNLMVGGTDHMGNDASNELSYLIIDAFIELRVVQPAMVVRMDDNTPEKFRNKVLELVKTGMGYPSIYNDKVSRQTMLRSGFNYDDANDYFCGGCMEIQKPAYWWWGPGQMINMGMGVDLALHNGVKQKTAGNMQGEQIGIATGDPRTFETFEAFENAVKAQVKCQLDYDYISAQHIVNAYQDYPLIINSVVHHSGLERGLPFHSGGCYGSACPGYVIHGIPDVGNSLAAVKKLVYDDKVITMDQLIQAVDADFAGYDDIYQMCMAAPKFGNDDDYVDMIEQEFFAWFADEVKSQPGILSFYDPDQETARIRHQRGAALVPLSGAIPQGATVGALPSGRKSGEPLGDSVAAYPGTDTNGPTAALKSVGKIDFARMHGEITNIYINREVMDTAAGRTRVNNLIRAAFDNGVAQLQFNVMDKEVYKDAQKHPEKYPSLLVRVTGYSAYFVDLDRELQDYILVRTQHAC from the coding sequence ATGGGAGCAGAAACAAACAAGAGCGTATTGTATGGTATGGAGAGCGGAACCGGCTGTACGGAGCGTGTGCGGAGACTGAACGCGCAGCTGCGGAAGAAAAAACCTGGGGTGGATCTTCACAGAGCAAGAGTTTTTACGAAGATTTATAAAGAACATGAGGCAATGGATCCGATTTCCAAGAAAGCGCTGGCGCTGAGTGAAACACTGGAAACGATTGAGCCGAAATACAGTGACGGTGAGCTGATTGTCGGCCTGTCCTGCGCGAAGGAAAAATCCCATCCGCTTCATCCGGAAGTGGAAAGCAACTGGATTATGGAGGAAGGCGGAGCAGCGGCGTTGGCGACCCGCGAATACTGCCCGTATCAGATTTCCGCGGAGGAACAGAAAGAGTTTGAGGAAGAGATTTATCCCTACTGGGCGGATAAAACCATCACGGCAAAATGGCGTGCGTCTTGCCCGGAAGATATCCGAAAGGCGATCAGCGGGACAGGATTCGGGGAACCGTCGTTTATGCTTTCCGTCTACGGCAGTCATATGACGCCGGACTGGCCGGAGATTCTTACGAAGGGAACCAATTATTACGTCGATTACGCACAGAAAAAGCTGGAAGAACTGGATCCGAATGATATGACAAATATGAAGCGGATTATTTTCTACAAGAGCGTAGTTCAGGTGTTCCGGTCGGTGGAGAAGTTTGCGCACAACTGGGCAGATTATCTGCGCGGCCTCGCGGAAAAGGAAACGGATGCGGCGAAAAAAGAAGAGCTGGAGAAAATCGCCGAAATATGCGACCGGGTTCCCATGGAACCGGCCAGATCCTTCCATGAGGCGCTGCAGGCGATCTGGTTTATCTTCTGCGTGGTAACGAATGACGGAACCGGCCCGCTGATTTACTTCGGACGTCCGGATCAGTATCTCTGGGATCTGTACAGACATGATATCGATCATGGAATCCTGACACAGGATGAAGCAAAGGAACTGCTGGAATGTCTGTTTATCAAGAGCAACAATACGCTGTTCTTTATTGATATCGAAACAGCACATTTCTTCGCGGGAAATTCTGTGTTCCAGAATCTTATGGTAGGCGGAACCGATCACATGGGAAATGACGCGTCGAATGAACTTTCGTATCTGATTATTGATGCCTTTATCGAACTGCGGGTGGTTCAGCCGGCCATGGTAGTCCGCATGGATGACAATACACCGGAAAAATTCCGGAATAAAGTACTGGAACTGGTAAAGACCGGAATGGGATATCCCTCGATTTACAACGATAAAGTTTCAAGGCAGACCATGCTGCGTTCAGGATTTAATTATGACGATGCCAATGATTATTTCTGCGGCGGCTGCATGGAAATCCAGAAGCCTGCCTACTGGTGGTGGGGCCCCGGACAGATGATTAATATGGGCATGGGCGTAGATCTTGCGCTGCATAACGGAGTCAAACAGAAGACAGCCGGAAACATGCAGGGAGAGCAGATCGGCATCGCCACAGGGGATCCGAGGACCTTTGAAACTTTTGAAGCCTTTGAAAACGCGGTAAAGGCGCAGGTGAAATGTCAGCTGGATTATGACTATATTTCCGCGCAGCACATTGTTAATGCATACCAGGATTATCCGCTGATTATCAATTCTGTGGTACATCATTCCGGACTGGAACGGGGGCTTCCGTTCCACAGCGGCGGCTGCTATGGCAGCGCGTGCCCGGGATACGTAATCCATGGCATTCCGGATGTGGGGAACAGTCTGGCCGCAGTCAAAAAGCTGGTATATGACGACAAGGTGATTACCATGGATCAGCTGATTCAGGCCGTGGACGCGGACTTTGCAGGTTATGACGATATCTATCAGATGTGCATGGCCGCACCGAAATTCGGAAATGATGACGATTATGTGGATATGATTGAACAGGAATTCTTCGCATGGTTTGCAGATGAAGTAAAATCCCAGCCGGGGATCCTTTCATTCTACGATCCGGATCAGGAAACAGCAAGAATCCGTCATCAGCGCGGCGCGGCTTTGGTTCCGCTGTCCGGAGCGATTCCGCAGGGCGCAACAGTGGGCGCACTTCCAAGCGGAAGAAAATCCGGGGAACCTCTGGGCGATTCGGTGGCAGCATATCCGGGAACAGATACCAACGGACCGACCGCTGCGCTGAAATCGGTTGGAAAAATCGATTTTGCCAGAATGCATGGTGAAATTACGAATATCTACATTAATCGCGAGGTGATGGATACGGCAGCAGGACGGACAAGGGTCAACAACCTGATCCGCGCGGCATTTGACAACGGCGTGGCCCAGCTGCAATTTAATGTGATGGATAAAGAAGTATACAAGGATGCGCAGAAGCATCCGGAAAAATATCCGTCCCTTCTTGTGCGCGTTACCGGCTACAGTGCGTACTTTGTAGATCTTGACCGGGAACTTCAGGATTATATTCTGGTTCGCACACAGCATGCGTGTTAA
- a CDS encoding acetyl-CoA C-acyltransferase, which translates to METKEVVIVSACRTPIGKFMGQFKDVSARDLAVTVGREAIRRAGIEPAMIEDVAMGELYTAMQGSLPAKQVSYRIGCPASSNAVSVNQNCASGMRALEVICNDIQLGKAEIGLAIGTENMTNAPYLLPKGRGGYRMGAGQIEDSMLHDGLVDELSGGHMGLTAENVAERYGITREECDELAVRSHKNACRAIDEGRFQAEIVPVTVKTKKGETVIDTDEHPIRNCSMESLSRLRPVFKKDGVVTAANASGINDAAAAVVVMSKEKAEELHITPLVKMIHICGEGVEPEVMGLGPAVAIPKCLKAAGMKYEDVDYWEINEAFAPQFIGVGRMLKEEHDIEMNMDRTNVNGSGISLGHPVGCTALRIIVSMIYEMKRSNYKTGGASLCVGGGPAMASLWTTEI; encoded by the coding sequence ATGGAGACAAAAGAAGTAGTGATTGTAAGCGCGTGCCGTACACCGATTGGAAAATTTATGGGACAGTTCAAAGATGTATCTGCCCGTGATCTGGCGGTGACGGTCGGAAGAGAAGCCATCCGGAGGGCTGGTATTGAGCCTGCGATGATCGAAGACGTAGCCATGGGAGAACTCTATACGGCAATGCAGGGCTCCCTGCCGGCAAAACAGGTGAGCTATCGGATCGGCTGCCCGGCCAGTTCCAATGCCGTCAGCGTCAATCAGAACTGCGCGTCCGGCATGCGCGCGCTGGAAGTAATCTGTAATGACATTCAGCTGGGAAAAGCGGAAATCGGCCTGGCAATCGGAACAGAGAACATGACCAATGCGCCCTACCTGCTGCCGAAAGGGAGAGGCGGCTACCGGATGGGCGCCGGTCAGATTGAGGATTCGATGCTTCATGACGGCCTGGTGGATGAACTGTCCGGCGGACATATGGGACTGACAGCCGAAAATGTGGCAGAACGTTACGGAATTACCAGGGAAGAATGTGATGAGCTGGCTGTGCGCAGCCATAAGAACGCATGTCGGGCCATTGATGAAGGAAGGTTTCAGGCGGAGATTGTTCCGGTTACCGTGAAAACCAAAAAAGGTGAAACAGTAATTGATACGGACGAACATCCGATCCGGAACTGCTCCATGGAGTCACTTTCCAGACTGCGTCCGGTATTTAAAAAAGACGGTGTGGTCACAGCGGCGAATGCTTCCGGAATTAACGACGCGGCAGCGGCCGTAGTGGTAATGAGCAAAGAGAAGGCAGAAGAACTCCATATCACGCCGCTGGTAAAGATGATTCACATATGTGGCGAAGGTGTAGAACCGGAAGTGATGGGGCTTGGACCGGCAGTGGCGATTCCGAAATGTTTAAAAGCAGCTGGAATGAAATACGAGGACGTGGATTACTGGGAAATCAATGAGGCGTTTGCGCCGCAGTTCATTGGAGTCGGACGCATGCTGAAGGAAGAGCATGACATTGAAATGAATATGGATCGGACAAATGTGAACGGTTCGGGAATTTCGTTGGGACATCCGGTGGGATGCACCGCACTGCGGATTATCGTTTCCATGATCTATGAAATGAAGCGGAGCAATTATAAAACAGGAGGCGCGTCACTGTGTGTCGGCGGCGGTCCGGCGATGGCGTCCCTGTGGACGACAGAGATTTAA
- a CDS encoding dihydroorotate dehydrogenase electron transfer subunit, with amino-acid sequence MFAELLDVRQITERDTVYIFQGSEIARKAKAGQFVEVHVNPGLEPFLRRPISIYDIDGERFSLLVRTVGRGTKEMTCWEKGMRIDILGPLGNGFHRMLSDRKVLLVGGGIGAAPLYELGKQLIKAGTRVEFLFSPKRDARVMDAFQGLGSDMEVYFSENRTELPVLLAQLLSGSHCPDRVYACGPNAMMHTVVKKCEEAGIPIEVSMEAIMGCGMGICSGCVIKIKDGDDFSYKKVCQEGPVFDGKEVIFDV; translated from the coding sequence ATGTTTGCAGAACTTCTGGATGTGCGTCAGATTACAGAGCGAGATACTGTATATATATTTCAGGGGAGTGAAATTGCCAGGAAAGCAAAAGCAGGGCAGTTTGTTGAGGTCCATGTAAATCCGGGATTGGAACCATTTCTCAGGCGGCCCATCAGCATCTATGATATTGATGGGGAAAGATTCAGTCTCCTGGTACGTACGGTAGGGAGAGGAACAAAAGAAATGACCTGCTGGGAAAAAGGAATGAGAATCGATATCCTTGGACCGCTGGGCAATGGATTTCATCGGATGCTTTCAGATAGAAAAGTGCTTTTGGTTGGAGGCGGGATCGGAGCAGCTCCTTTATATGAACTTGGAAAACAGCTGATAAAAGCCGGTACCAGAGTGGAATTCCTGTTTTCGCCGAAGAGAGACGCAAGGGTTATGGATGCGTTTCAGGGATTGGGTTCTGATATGGAAGTGTATTTCAGCGAAAACAGAACGGAACTGCCAGTGCTGCTTGCACAGCTGTTATCCGGCAGCCATTGCCCGGATCGGGTATATGCATGCGGTCCAAATGCAATGATGCATACGGTAGTTAAAAAATGTGAAGAAGCGGGTATTCCGATTGAAGTGTCGATGGAGGCAATCATGGGATGCGGTATGGGAATTTGTTCCGGCTGTGTCATCAAGATAAAGGATGGAGATGATTTTTCCTATAAAAAAGTATGTCAGGAGGGACCGGTTTTTGATGGGAAAGAGGTGATTTTTGATGTGTGA
- a CDS encoding dihydroorotate dehydrogenase has product MCEKNRLAVQMGRIRLQNPILCSSGCLGHAYEVAEYTDLSKIGAVTVKTVTLQERKGNPTPRIHEIRAGIMSSIGLQNPGIEAYIQKEIPKIQDVLRPDQFFISIAGGGQSDYRELVDRLSSEYPAGTFAALEINTACPNVEKGAGTIALDRHLLYDIVKYAVEKAPFPVVAKISTDFDAFCESAKAVEAAGADAIYTTNTPLGMAIDVQTGRSCLGRLKAPLNGPVVKPIGIGKTWDLYHAVKLPIIASGGVCCMEDALEYMMAGASAVAIGTYNYIDPDIAPKIIRQLEEYAEQKGLSGISELTGYTARIYEG; this is encoded by the coding sequence ATGTGTGAAAAAAACAGGCTTGCGGTACAGATGGGCAGGATCAGACTTCAGAATCCGATTTTGTGTTCTTCCGGTTGCCTCGGGCATGCGTATGAGGTAGCGGAGTATACGGACCTGTCGAAAATTGGTGCAGTGACGGTTAAGACTGTGACCCTGCAGGAAAGGAAGGGAAATCCGACACCAAGAATTCATGAAATTCGAGCCGGAATCATGTCTTCCATTGGATTACAGAATCCTGGAATTGAAGCATATATTCAAAAAGAGATTCCAAAAATACAGGATGTGCTTCGGCCGGATCAGTTTTTTATTAGTATTGCAGGCGGTGGGCAGTCAGACTATAGGGAGCTTGTGGACCGTCTGTCGTCAGAGTATCCGGCCGGAACGTTTGCGGCGCTGGAAATCAATACGGCATGTCCGAATGTGGAAAAAGGAGCAGGGACAATTGCTCTGGACAGGCACCTGCTGTATGACATAGTGAAGTATGCGGTTGAAAAGGCTCCGTTCCCTGTAGTAGCAAAAATCAGTACAGATTTTGACGCATTCTGCGAATCCGCAAAAGCCGTGGAAGCGGCAGGGGCCGATGCTATATATACAACGAATACACCGCTGGGCATGGCAATTGATGTTCAAACAGGAAGGTCCTGCCTGGGAAGGCTGAAAGCCCCATTGAACGGACCGGTAGTAAAACCGATCGGTATCGGTAAGACCTGGGATTTGTATCATGCGGTTAAGCTGCCGATTATTGCAAGCGGAGGAGTCTGCTGTATGGAAGATGCCCTGGAGTATATGATGGCAGGCGCATCCGCGGTAGCAATTGGAACTTATAACTATATTGATCCGGATATCGCACCGAAAATAATCCGTCAGTTAGAAGAATATGCAGAACAAAAGGGATTGTCCGGGATTTCTGAACTGACCGGCTATACAGCGAGAATTTATGAAGGATGA
- a CDS encoding fumarate hydratase, translating to MREISTKDLTAAVREMCMTANHVLSDDMKSALNQAADTEAFPLGRKILNQLQENLKIAEEDRIPICQDTGMAVFFFEIGQEVHFTGGDFTEAVNEGVRRGYLDGYLRKSVVRDPLIRENTGDNTPAVIHTELVPGDRVKITFAPKGFGSENMSRIFMLKPADGIEGVKDAILTAVADAGPNACPPMVVGVGIGGTFEKCALLAKKALTRPSGFHSEIPYVRDLEEEMLTKINGLGIGPGGLGGTNTALAVHINTFPTHIAGLPVAVNICCHVNRHIVQVL from the coding sequence ATGAGAGAGATCAGTACAAAAGATCTGACTGCAGCAGTCAGAGAAATGTGTATGACGGCGAATCATGTCCTGTCAGATGATATGAAAAGCGCCCTAAATCAGGCGGCGGATACAGAGGCTTTCCCCCTGGGGCGGAAAATTTTAAACCAGCTGCAGGAAAACTTGAAAATCGCGGAAGAGGACCGGATCCCCATCTGCCAGGATACCGGCATGGCCGTTTTCTTCTTCGAAATCGGCCAGGAGGTACACTTTACCGGCGGGGACTTTACGGAAGCAGTCAATGAAGGGGTGCGCCGGGGATATCTCGACGGATACCTCCGGAAATCCGTGGTCAGGGATCCCCTGATCCGTGAAAACACCGGAGATAATACACCGGCAGTGATCCACACGGAGCTGGTTCCCGGCGACCGGGTGAAAATCACCTTTGCGCCGAAAGGCTTCGGCAGTGAAAACATGAGCCGTATCTTCATGCTGAAACCGGCGGACGGGATCGAGGGCGTCAAAGATGCCATCCTGACTGCGGTAGCAGACGCGGGTCCCAACGCCTGCCCGCCGATGGTGGTAGGGGTAGGTATCGGCGGAACGTTTGAAAAATGCGCCCTTCTGGCGAAAAAGGCCCTGACCCGGCCGTCAGGCTTCCATTCCGAAATTCCCTATGTCCGGGACCTGGAAGAAGAAATGCTGACAAAAATCAACGGTCTGGGCATCGGCCCCGGAGGGCTGGGTGGAACAAACACCGCCCTGGCCGTTCATATCAATACATTCCCGACACATATCGCGGGTCTGCCGGTGGCAGTAAATATCTGTTGCCATGTCAACCGCCACATCGTTCAGGTGCTGTAG
- a CDS encoding Fe-S-containing hydro-lyase: MDKHIHTPITKAAAAGLHAGDYVYLSGTLYVARDAAHKRMTEALDRGEFLPIDLKDAAIYYMGPSPAREGRPIGSAGPTTATRMDRYAPRLLDLGLTAMIGKGKRSQEVIDAIVRNGAVYFAAVGGAGALLSKCIKEAEILDYEDLGAEALRRIKVEDLPVIVVIDSEGNNLYETAVEEYQK; this comes from the coding sequence ATGGACAAACATATTCACACACCGATTACAAAAGCCGCTGCCGCCGGTCTGCATGCCGGTGACTATGTCTATCTCAGCGGTACGCTTTACGTAGCCAGGGACGCGGCCCACAAACGGATGACAGAAGCCCTGGACCGGGGCGAATTCCTGCCCATCGACCTGAAAGACGCGGCAATCTATTATATGGGTCCTTCCCCTGCCCGGGAAGGGCGTCCCATCGGATCCGCAGGGCCCACCACCGCCACCCGGATGGACCGCTACGCGCCCCGTCTGCTGGATCTGGGCCTTACAGCCATGATCGGAAAAGGGAAACGCAGCCAGGAAGTGATTGACGCCATTGTACGCAATGGAGCGGTGTATTTTGCGGCAGTCGGCGGCGCGGGCGCCCTGCTTTCCAAATGTATCAAAGAAGCGGAAATCCTGGATTATGAAGATCTTGGTGCGGAAGCGCTGCGCCGGATCAAGGTGGAAGATCTTCCGGTTATCGTCGTAATTGATTCCGAAGGCAATAATCTCTACGAAACGGCAGTAGAAGAATATCAGAAATAA